Genomic DNA from Fusarium keratoplasticum isolate Fu6.1 chromosome 2, whole genome shotgun sequence:
CCGAAGTCTCCCCCAAGGTTCTTCGTGGAATGTTTGCTTCGACAATCCAGGTCATGATCATCTTTGGTCAGGTCATCTCAACGCTCGTCACCTACGGCACCAAGAGCATGCAGAGCGCCTCAGGGTGGCGTATCCCCATTGGTCTTCAGCTTCTAGTGcccgccatcatcttctgcctcttgcccttcttgccagAGTCACCTCGCTGGCTGTTGAGCAGGAACAGAAGGGATTTGGCCGTGGTGAGCATGAAGAAGCTGAGAAAGTCTGCTACCGATGAGGATATCCAAACTGAGATTGAGGCATTGGCTTATGCGCACGCTCATGAAGAAAAGGGCACCTGGGGAGAGGTATTTGATAAGAGCAACCGCGTGAGTACATTTCCCGGGTCGAAGAGTGTAGAAAATACTAATAATGTCATCAGGTTCGAACTGGCGTTGCCGTCCTGGCCATGTTTGGCCAACAGATCACAGGCCAGGCGTTCCCATCCCAGTATGGCGTCATCTTCTACCAGTCTCAGGGTTACGGTGATCGCTCGTTCCTGTTCAATGTCATTTCCAACATCATTGGCATGTTTGGTGTCATTCTCACCTGGTTCTACATCGATACCACGGGACGCCGGCCGGTCATCATGGTCGGTGGTTTCCTGATGGGAGTGTTCCTCATGATCCTGGGAGGCGTGGGATCCATCGACGCGAAGAGCATCAACCACCATGAAAAGGAACTCATGGTGTCTTCTCTTATGCTCTTTCAATTCTTTTACAGTCTGTCGTGGGCTCCATGGTAAGTCCATATGAAAATCTCCGTCTGAAAGGGATAAAATATCTAACCTTTCACAGTTCATATGTTGTCCTCTCAGAAACGGCCGCGCTTCGTCTCAAGGAAAAGACCAACCTCTTTGCGAGCGTCATCTCTGTGCTGACAACCTTTGTCACCTCATTTACCATGCCAtatctcatcaacgccaaatATGCAAACCTTGGTGGAAAGGTCGGCTTCATCTATGGATCCATCAACTTTATCATGGTGGTggcaaccttcttcttcatccctgagctcaagagcaggaccttggaggaggtggatCAGCTCTTTGCCAGCGGAGCGCCGTTGAGAAAGTTTAGTGCGATCAGTACCAAGTCTGCCACAGAGATGTATGAGGAGGAGGTTAAGCAGGGTGGTGCTGAGGTGAATGAGAGGGTTGACAAAGTGGAAGTGGCCTAAGCTTGGACTCTGAGACTTGTTCAAGATTGACACTCTTAGTGAGTGCCGGATTTGTGGTTTTCCTCACAACAAAAACGCGCAGTCAATTCCAAGCTTTCGTACATCACATATTAAAGCAGTTTTCAATACTATGCATAAGACCATTATTAAGTAGAAAACCATGGCTTTTTGCTACTCCTTCAAGCACTCTGTTCTATTGTGTAACCTTTTAGAAGAGAATTTAGAAGTATCTGAATAGGCTAATCTAACACAAGTGTAAAACTTGAGTATGTTTTACGACGTTCTGTAGTTTTGACAGGTCCTTTAACTGACATCATCGTGTGAAGAGTGAGCCTTTGTGGATCACAGTTTCTAACAAATAGCCCAAAAAACAGACGTTTATAACAAAGCATTAAAACATCATCTCTGGAACTCAATGGCTCGTCTCAATACACATAAAGAACAGCGCAAGACGAAATCAAATCATTAATTTAACCGTGCGTAACTATGTTCCATGTTATGCGCAAGATATGGCTCTACAAATGTTCATCCTACTGTAGCCACCCTACACTAACACACTGTTCCATCGGGGAGTTGTCAACAAAGCTTGAAGCGCATAGAGGAGAGGACGCCAAATTCAGGGAACCAATAGCAGACACTGCAAAGGCGGTCAACAAACTCATCAAGCTACTATTGCACCCCAGCGATGATGGTCATTCAcgttggccaagaagaaacGGAGATTCCCGGTCCCACGACCGTTTCGAAAAGGGCATCTCAAGCGCAGGCATAAAATGTACAGGGCTCGTATTCGGTCGCGCAACGAGCCGCACGCCTTCGCAGCTTCCCCGAGTACGGGAGGCGCCCTAGTCCAAGAAAGGAAAGTCAAGATTCGCACCAGGCCGTGGGTATGAACCTCTTCTAGATCATGGAGGATCGAAGCGCCGTCTGCTGGCGCCGACAAAGTTGCAATTGCAAGGAGCTTGATTGGGCGGATGGCCTTGCATGTGAATGGGAATTTGCGGGAGTCAAGGATGGGAAGAATCATGCGAGTGAAGACGAACGGGTGAGGCTTGGAATGGATGCCGAAGGCGCGTCtaagaggagaagaaagccGAAAACGAAAAAGAGGGCGCAAGATTGATGGACGGCCATGCGGAAATGTGTGACGGGTTTAGAAcaaggggggaggggcaCCCACTGACATTTGACCCAGTAGATCGGATTTGATAATCTGATACTTGGAGGCGAGGGTGATCTGCGCAGTAGTCCAGGGGTATTTTTCTAACTCGATCGCTGCCGCCTTCAAGCGCCGGTGAAGGAAAACCACACCACTTTCTCGCCAACTCTCACGTCCGGGAGAGCGCCGTCCCGAATGGAGCCTCTCAATCCAGTCGAGTTACACATCACTTGCTTGGATGGCCGGCAGTGCTCTGCGAGGATGAGATCCCAGGGTTCGGGTTGGAGATCCCTGTGGGAGAATGGGAAAATGTGTTGCCACCTACTCCATCCAGGATACGCTCAAATGTAAGAATCACCTGTTATGATGAAGGCAGAGCACGGCCAGCAACAAGGGCACGTAGGGGTCGAGGCATGAACAGGTTGATGTGCTCTTGAGCTGCGCAGCGAGTTCTGGATCAATTCGCGACGCCTCAAAGAGATGCTGTCTGGAGTTAGGAGTTGGTGATTGCGCCCGCTAAATTGATCTTGATTTGGATCTTCACCGCCTTCAATTGCACCTCCAGCTTGTTAAAGAGGCGCCATGTTCCCCCTCATGCTCGGCCCcggcagaaaaaaaaaaaagcagaTACCAGGGGCCTCTGAATGGTCCGAGAGCACCTCAATTCATTCCTCAAAATTGCCGTCCAAGATCCTGGATATACGAAATCTGGAGCGGTGACGAGCCTCCGAAAACACATCTGAAAATCCCCCTTGACGGTCCCTGGAACGCCGTCTCCCGTCACGTTTCGGCCGTTTTGACTGGTGCTCAGCCATGCAGGCTGGGGCCGGAAGCCGGAAGGGCAATTAGATAGTGGCCTCATTCTGGAACCATTTTCGCTGGCTCGCCCATCTGCCATCGAGTTTGCCGTTCCGTCATGCACGGGCCACACGATCCAGGGGTCCTTATGCTTTTGTGGAAGCCTTTGTTTGGGCTGTCAACGGCCCTGTTGGGGGCGAGGAGCACGTGTGAATCTCCCTTCTCGGCCTGTGTGTAACCAACCCAAGGGCCCGCCGCCCACCACTGGTACGTACCCCCATTGGATCTGTCCGGGCAATCGAGGAAATGATAAAACCTCCCCAACAGCCGCTCTGTTTTCTTCTCCCATCACCGCCCATCGCGACACTTGTTCTACGAGCCGCCTTCCTCGACGACTCTTGGCTAAACTGGTGTTTGCTGGTGACCTTTTCCTAGACCTCCCGGgcctctctccttcttgaatTTGTCCTTGCGCAATCCGGTGCTTCAAGTTTACCTTTCACCATGGATGTGCTGTGAGTCTCCCCCTGATACTCTTGGCCACATGCGCCAATGCCTCCCACAAACATTCTCTGACCCCTTCCCTCACAGAAACACGACCATGAATTCGTTCAACCAGACGAAAGACTACTTTGTTGTCCTCGAAGAGGTTTCAAAGTACAATGTCCAGCTCAatttcctcgagaagctctggGCCGTATGTCGATCCGATTCCCTCTCGCCGCCGTGCGCCTAGACGAACGAGACTGACAATCTACTCAGGCCTGGTACCTTTGGATGCAGAACGACACCCTCGCGACCGGAATCATGAGCTTCGTCCTCCACGAGCTCGTCTACTTCGGCCGCTGCATTCCTTACATGATCATGGACTTCattcccttcttcaaccgCTACAAGATTCAGTCCCAGAAGATTCCCACCCTGAAGGAGCAATGGGACTGTgccgccatcgtcctcgttAGCCACTTTACCGCCGAGCTTCCTCAGATCTGGTTCTTCCACCCCATCGCCACCTACCTCGGCATGGACTACAACGTGCCCTTCCCTCCCGTCTGGAAGATGGCCTACCAGATCGCCATCTGCTTTATTATGGAGGATGCCTGGCACTACTGGTTCCACCGCGCCTTGCACTACGGCCCTCTCTACAAGGCCATCCACAAGATGCACCACACCTACTCCGCTCCCTTCGGTCTCGCCGCTGAGTACGCCTCCCCCATCGAAACCGCCCTCCTCGGTATTGGTGTCGTAGGCTGCcccatcgtcctcctcaaggtcacTGGCGAGCTTCACCTCTTCACCATGTACGTCTGGATCGTCCTGCGACTCTTCCAGGCCATCGACGCCCACAGCGGCTACGATTTCCCCTGGAGCTTGCGCCACTTCCTCCCCTTCTGGGCTGGCGCTGAGCACCACGACCTTCACCACGAGAAGTTCATTGGCAACTACGCCTCCAGCTTCCGTTGGTGGGACTTCTGCCTGGACACCGAGGCCGGTGCCGAGGCTCACAAGCGCCGCCgtgagaagaagctggctgccatcaaggcccagaagaaggctcAATAAACGGCTACAGAGGAAACCCTGGGAGGACGACACACTCTTGATTGCGGTGAATCGAGGCCGGCCGAGCCAGGAGCTTGACGAACTGAAAAGCAAGTGGAGGCTGttgatcatgatgaagacgtAGACCGTTTGCCCAGCGGGCATGTGTGGTCTGCGATTCGAGCATTCGCATGGCGTTTTGGGGATGTGGAATAAGAACGACTTTTTACGCTTGTATATACAGAAAATCATTACGCCCGGGAGAGGCTCTAGACTTATCTACTTAATAATCGACGTCGTTCGTTGAAATTGGAGCAGTTTGACAGAACCTGATGTCATCATATCTCACATACCCAGGTGTCATGATATCCAATACAGTCTCATGAGAGCTCAGCAAGGTGTTACAATTCGTCAATGTCATGGACAATCTCCCCGTTATTCTGCCTACACCATATGTACAAACCTCGCCGTTGCTTCATCGCACATACGCCATCGATCATTTACTCTTTGGCGTACAGCAGTCTCctgcagcaccagcagcccGATCAGCCAGCCCTCGGATCGCGCAGCTCTGCCCCTCCGCCTCGACCGCCGCCTCGGGCACTGGCTCCGGGGGCAGCTCGCCTAGCTGCGCGGCGAGAGTGTCACACTGGGCAGCCATGTCGATATCCTTGTCTGAGAGGCCGGCTGGGTTGTGGGTCGTCCAGCGGACAAAGGTGGTGTTGTAGACCTGGTTGATGGTTAGAGAGTGAATGAGAGAACGAGATTAGGAGGGATATTCACATTAGACCACTCTGGGTGGTGGTTTTTAATCTTGCATTGGAGTGCCACACCTGTCATGAAGTCCTGGCGTCGAGTTAGTCGGTTTGTTGATATTTTCACAACCTCAAAACTAGTTCTGCAAAACCCATACACAAAACCACTCAACAGTATTGAGATGTTTACCAACTCACCCACGTCTTTGCAAAAGTCTTAAACTTGAACTGCCTCTCCAGCGCCGCACCATCCTTGGCAAGCGTCCACCGTCCGCCGTCGGATGTGAGCAGAGCCTTGAGGGCTGGCGTGACGCTCGCGGCGTCGGTGCCGGCAGAGAATCGTGGCTGGGCCATGGTTGAAGCTTGACGGAGGAGACCGGG
This window encodes:
- a CDS encoding 4a-hydroxytetrahydrobiopterin dehydratase, whose protein sequence is MPLLRPSTRLPGLLRQASTMAQPRFSAGTDAASVTPALKALLTSDGGRWTLAKDGAALERQFKFKTFAKTWDFMTGVALQCKIKNHHPEWSNVYNTTFVRWTTHNPAGLSDKDIDMAAQCDTLAAQLGELPPEPVPEAAVEAEGQSCAIRGLADRAAGAAGDCCTPKSK
- a CDS encoding MFS domain-containing protein; translation: MAGKESGSHGANDSLSPAQRLKHFNGMLVFIMIYLAFCAFNFGFDVGTFGGVQAMHSFTSMFGECDDKNVCALPGWLSSVMTATPFLGKAAGCIACGWIAEKWGRRAAILGICLVSFVGVALQTSATTAAQFTIGRIITFGMTGMAIVVIPIYSAEVSPKVLRGMFASTIQVMIIFGQVISTLVTYGTKSMQSASGWRIPIGLQLLVPAIIFCLLPFLPESPRWLLSRNRRDLAVVSMKKLRKSATDEDIQTEIEALAYAHAHEEKGTWGEVFDKSNRVRTGVAVLAMFGQQITGQAFPSQYGVIFYQSQGYGDRSFLFNVISNIIGMFGVILTWFYIDTTGRRPVIMVGGFLMGVFLMILGGVGSIDAKSINHHEKELMVSSLMLFQFFYSLSWAPCSYVVLSETAALRLKEKTNLFASVISVLTTFVTSFTMPYLINAKYANLGGKVGFIYGSINFIMVVATFFFIPELKSRTLEEVDQLFASGAPLRKFSAISTKSATEMYEEEVKQGGAEVNERVDKVEVA